Proteins encoded together in one Peribacillus asahii window:
- a CDS encoding DUF3427 domain-containing protein: protein MESFIRNLEASIYKGFIDQQYHTAGSYRPRLLVNNVEQNETVLTSLLEELDNSESFIFSVAFITESGLATLKSHFLDLKQKGIKGRILTSTFLYFNQPKVFRELMKIKNVEVRLTNVKGFHSKGYIFNHKTHYSLIVGSSNLTAHALKVNYEWNVKLTSHENGEIVHHFKNQFEEVWKDAQLLTEEWIESYEQTYTQVIDSKVMDRIVELPAQYQSNSIVDALKIVPNKMQQAALQEIQAIRDAGKDKGLIISATGTGKTYLAAFDVRRFAPKRMLFIVHREQILQKAKSDFKRVLGGPDQDFGILSGSNKQVDAKYLFATVQTISKEETLKQFAHEAFDYILIDEVHKAGARSYHKVIDYFKPKFFMGMTATPERTDDFNIYELFDYNIAYEIRLQEALEEDMLCPFHYFGVTDFEYNGETIDDTTVLSRLVDEERVSHIIEKILYYGFSGDKVRGLIFCSRKKEAEELVPLLNAKGFRTVALTGDDSQEERELRVNQLENGMLDYILTVDIFNEGIDIPSVNQVVMLRQTQSSIIFIQQLGRGLRKHESKDFVTIIDFIGNYKNNYLIPIALSGDKSQNKDNIRRNMKDTSYIKGISTVNFEEVAKRQIFKAINNSNLTEMKILKEAFVELKNRIGRIPYLYDFVTNHSIDPIVIVNKYSNYHQFLLKVKEVVPTLTDYENKVLTMLSLEILNGKRKHEIILLDILLYEKKVEYNEYLNLLNEANCQVDDATIASVQHILDLSFFTQTQRVKYGEKSIITLHEDQYFNFNEAIRESLHSNHYFKKMMIDIIQSAKEKNKRYSCNRPLMLYEKYTRKDACRLLNWKNDESSTIYGYKTKHHTCPIFITYHKNDEVESSVAYGDEFLNQDVLKWYTRSNRTLQSEEVKKIIEAKENNIDVHIFVKKDDDEGSDFYYLGKASPDENTVRQTVMKDKNEKEIPVVHMNMVMEQSVDSKLYHYIKNGDID, encoded by the coding sequence ATGGAAAGTTTTATTCGAAATTTAGAAGCATCTATATATAAGGGATTTATCGACCAACAGTATCATACAGCGGGAAGTTATAGGCCTAGGCTATTAGTTAATAATGTGGAACAAAATGAAACCGTCTTAACTTCATTGCTAGAAGAGCTTGATAATAGCGAGTCTTTTATTTTTTCAGTCGCATTTATTACGGAAAGTGGTCTTGCTACGCTTAAATCTCATTTTCTAGATTTAAAGCAAAAGGGGATTAAAGGACGTATTTTAACATCGACATTTTTATATTTTAATCAACCTAAAGTTTTTAGGGAACTAATGAAGATTAAAAATGTAGAAGTGAGATTGACAAATGTAAAGGGTTTTCATTCGAAGGGCTACATATTTAACCACAAAACGCATTATTCATTAATTGTTGGGAGCTCCAATTTAACTGCACATGCGTTGAAAGTAAATTATGAGTGGAATGTGAAACTGACCTCGCATGAAAATGGAGAAATTGTTCATCATTTCAAAAATCAGTTTGAAGAAGTGTGGAAAGATGCTCAACTATTGACTGAAGAATGGATCGAAAGTTATGAACAAACATACACACAAGTTATAGACAGTAAGGTAATGGATCGGATAGTAGAATTACCAGCCCAATACCAGAGCAATTCTATTGTAGATGCTCTGAAAATTGTGCCAAATAAAATGCAACAAGCAGCATTACAAGAAATTCAGGCTATTCGTGACGCTGGTAAAGATAAAGGATTAATCATTTCAGCGACAGGAACGGGTAAAACCTATCTAGCAGCATTTGATGTGAGACGTTTTGCTCCTAAACGCATGTTATTTATTGTTCATCGAGAGCAAATATTACAGAAAGCAAAATCAGACTTTAAGAGAGTTCTTGGTGGGCCTGATCAAGACTTTGGAATTTTATCAGGTTCTAATAAGCAAGTAGATGCTAAGTACTTATTTGCTACGGTTCAGACTATTTCAAAAGAAGAAACACTAAAGCAATTTGCCCATGAAGCATTTGATTATATCTTAATAGATGAAGTTCATAAAGCAGGTGCTAGATCGTATCATAAAGTGATTGATTATTTTAAACCTAAGTTTTTTATGGGGATGACGGCTACACCTGAGCGAACAGATGATTTTAATATATATGAATTATTCGATTACAATATTGCTTATGAAATTCGATTACAAGAAGCACTTGAAGAAGATATGCTTTGTCCTTTTCACTATTTTGGGGTAACAGACTTTGAATATAATGGAGAGACAATAGATGATACTACAGTTTTATCGAGGCTTGTTGATGAAGAACGTGTAAGTCATATAATTGAAAAGATTTTATACTATGGTTTTTCTGGTGACAAAGTAAGAGGGTTAATATTTTGCAGTCGAAAAAAAGAAGCGGAAGAACTAGTTCCTTTATTGAATGCAAAAGGTTTTCGTACGGTTGCATTAACTGGCGACGATTCGCAAGAGGAAAGAGAACTTCGGGTAAATCAATTAGAAAACGGAATGCTTGATTATATTTTAACGGTAGATATTTTTAATGAGGGGATCGATATCCCAAGCGTTAATCAAGTTGTTATGTTAAGACAGACTCAATCGAGCATTATTTTTATCCAGCAGCTTGGGCGGGGACTTCGTAAGCATGAATCGAAAGATTTCGTTACGATTATAGATTTTATCGGCAATTATAAAAATAACTATTTAATTCCAATTGCTCTATCTGGGGATAAATCGCAAAACAAAGACAATATACGCAGAAATATGAAGGATACAAGTTATATTAAAGGTATCTCAACGGTTAACTTTGAAGAAGTAGCAAAAAGACAAATCTTTAAGGCGATTAATAACAGTAATTTAACGGAAATGAAAATCTTAAAAGAAGCCTTTGTTGAGTTGAAAAATAGAATAGGGAGGATCCCCTATTTATATGATTTTGTAACCAATCATTCCATTGACCCCATTGTTATTGTAAATAAATATTCAAACTACCACCAATTCTTATTGAAAGTGAAAGAAGTGGTTCCTACATTAACAGATTATGAGAATAAAGTTTTGACAATGTTGTCATTAGAAATATTGAATGGCAAACGTAAACATGAAATTATTTTGTTGGATATATTGTTATACGAAAAAAAAGTTGAATATAACGAATATCTCAACCTGTTAAACGAAGCCAATTGTCAAGTAGATGACGCAACAATAGCTTCAGTGCAGCACATTTTGGATTTGTCATTTTTCACACAAACACAGAGAGTCAAATATGGAGAAAAATCAATTATCACTTTGCATGAAGATCAATATTTTAACTTTAATGAAGCGATTAGAGAGAGTCTGCATTCAAATCATTACTTTAAAAAGATGATGATCGACATTATTCAAAGTGCGAAAGAAAAGAACAAACGATATTCATGTAATAGGCCTCTTATGTTGTATGAAAAATATACAAGAAAAGATGCCTGCAGGCTCTTGAATTGGAAGAATGATGAAAGCTCAACGATTTATGGCTACAAAACAAAACACCATACGTGCCCAATCTTTATTACATACCATAAAAATGATGAGGTAGAGTCTAGTGTGGCCTATGGAGATGAGTTTCTAAATCAAGACGTTCTAAAATGGTATACAAGAAGTAATCGAACACTGCAATCCGAAGAAGTTAAAAAAATTATTGAAGCAAAAGAAAATAATATTGATGTTCATATCTTTGTAAAAAAGGATGATGATGAAGGAAGCGACTTTTACTACTTAGGTAAGGCTAGCCCAGATGAAAATACAGTTCGACAAACTGTAATGAAAGATAAGAACGAGAAAGAAAT